The genomic stretch ATAGGTTATAGTGTTGGAACAACAGGGTTAGACCTTTCTAAGGTTACTTACATTAATACTATAGATACATCTCAAAAATGGTTAACTGTTCGTATTTTATTTGATTTTGTTGCTGAAACAGTTTCCTTCGAAATTTTCAACAAAGATGACCCATCAAAATATTTTTCAGCTTATGGCCTTGACTTAAAGAATATTGTGTATTTAAACAAGATTAAAAAAATATCTATTATTGGCAACAGAGCAAGCGGTAATACTTTGAACTTTACAACAAATGTGGATAACGTTTATATTTATACTTCTACAACCGATGCACCTATACAAGGTTCAAAAAACATAGTAGAAATAGTAAGTAGCTATACTTACAATTATGATTTTCCTTTGGGCACATCTATAAACGATATTATTTCTTTTTTTCCTACAGCATTAAATGTGAAATTGGAGAATAATGTTATTGTTAACAATGTTCCAGTTAGCTGGAGCTGTTACAATTATAATCCCGGCCAAGAAGGCAATTATTTGTTTGTTGGTAATCTTATTATAGATGGAATAACGGGAGTAAAGAACGATTACAACATAACAGCTCAAATAAATGTAAGACTATTAAATCTTTCATTTGTACCACCTCAAATTCCAGGTTATGAAATTGTTTATGCTACAGATTTTGGTGATACAATTACAGTTGTACCAAAATATTGGGGGTTTACTACACAGAATGCTACTCTTAATATCAATACTTATGATATAAAAGGAAATTCAACTCCTAAACTTGAATTTACTCAGGTGAACCAAACAGGTGGAAGGGTTGCGACAAAGACTTTTGGAGAAACTATAAAAGGTGACGCAATACTTGTAAAAATGAATTGGTATCCTGGACTTTTAAACGACAAAGGATCAAATCCATATGAAAATGGCGGTGAGTTAAGACTTATAGATTCTTCTGGTAATGTTTTCTGGAAATTAAACAATACAAGAAATTCCCCTTTACAGCTTATATTAGGTAACTCAGTTGTATTCAACACTTATTTTACTGAGCCTGAAAAGTGGTATGATATTGAGATTAATTGTGATGTTCTGAATAAAGTAATTTCAACTAAAATTACTGATACAGAAACATCAACAGTGATAGAATTTACTTATTCTTCAGATAATGTTGCTTTTGATGGAACACTCAAATCAATAAGCCTTGTTGGAATAAGAACATCAGGAAATAATATAACTTGGACTACTTACTTAGATAATGTATGGATTTATAACAAACCTATTCCACCAAACAGAATAATTAATGTAGATAAGTTGCCTTATAAGACTATATATGTGAATACTGCGCAGGATATATCTCAAATAGGCCTCCCAACAAGAGTCACAGTAACTCTTGCAAATGGTACGAAAAAGGAAGTTGAGATTGCAAAATGGGAGATATTATCAGGTCAATGGTCAGCAGATAAGCCTGGAATTTATACTTTCAAAGGGGTTTTAAAAGAAGATAGTTCAGTTGACAATACTTATGGGAAATATGCAATTTGTTATGTATATAACAGATTACAACCATCAAAGGCTGTAAGACAAATGGAGTGGCTCAACAGAGGATTGATAGCTTTAAAGGCTGAAAATGGAATATTTATAAACTGGAGATTGTTAGCTGATGAGTATAAAAAGGACGTAAAATTCAATATATATAGGAATGGACAGAAACTAAATACAGCTCCTCTTTCTGTAACAAACTATTTGGATGTGAACGGAAATCCAGGCGATGAATATAAAGTAGAGACACTGGTAAATGGCATAAAGATTGAAGAGACAAAAGTAAAAGCGCTTGACAAGGATTATATTTCAATACCTCTTCAAAAACCTGAAGACGGAGTAAATGAAGCAGGAGAAACTTACACATATGAAGCAAATGATTGTAGCGTTGGTGATTTGGATGGGGATGGAGAATATGAAATAATTGTTAAATGGTTACCGTCTAATGCAATTGACAGTTCACAAACAGGTTTGACTGGTCCAACAATATTTGATGCATATAAGCTTGATGGCACATTGCTCTGGAGAATTAATATGGGTCTTAATCTTACTTCAGGTGCGCATTATAATCAGTTCTTGGTGTATGACTTTGATGGAGATGGAAAATCTGAGTTTGTTGTTAAGACAGCCGATGGAACAACAGTTTATGGTGCAACATATGGTAGGGTTGATTATAATAAAGTGATAAGTGTAATTGGAGATCCAGCTAAAAATGGTGCATACAGATATGGGCCAAATGGACCATTTCCTGGTAAAGTATGGGGAGGGCCAGAATACATTTCAATCTTTGATGGTGAAACAGGGGCAGTTTTGGATAGCATAGAATATAGATATTCAATTGAAAAGACTGGTGTTGCGTCTTGGGGTGACACATGGTTCAATAGATCCGACAGATTTTTGGCAGCAGTTGCATATCTTAATGGTACAACACCTTCAATAGTTTTCGGAAGAGGTTATTATGCGAGAACTACATTTGTTGCATATGATTTTGTTAATGGCAAGCTTCAAGAAAGATGGCATTTTGATACACAGGAAATTGGCGGCAAAGGAGAAGGTATGGGTAATCATAATCTATCTGTTGCTGATGTAGATAATGATGGATGTGACGAGATAATTGCTGGTTCGTTGACACTGGACCATGATGGCAAAATATTATACGTAATGGATGGAGAAATGGGAAGAGAATTAGGATCACATGGTGATGCTTTGCATGTAGGCGCGTTTTTCCCAGATCGTGAAGGAATTCAAGTATTTGGTGTTCATGAAGTACCTGCTGTAGCTTCGCTTGAGCTTCATGATGGTGCAACTGGTGAAACTTTACAAGCTTACTTTGCTTATAAAGATACAGGACGTGGAGTTTGTGCGAATATTGCTTCAGAACCAGGTTATGAATTTTGGGGAGCTGGTGATTTTTATGATGTAAACAAAGGTGCAGGTATATATAATGTATATGGCAAGATAATTAGCAATGATTGTCGGGCAGCAGGACTTCCTATGAATTTTGCGTTGTACTGGGATGGGGACCTAATGCAAGAGCTTCTCGATGATGTAAGCATCTTCAAATATGATGAAACAAGAGATAAGACTGATATTATAAGAACTTTTGAAGATGTAAAAAGTATTAATGGAACTAAAGCAAATCCATGCTTGCAAGCCGACATTTTAGGGGATTGGCGAGAAGAAGTTATATATCCAACATTTGATAATACTGAGCTGCGAATTTATAGCACTACTATACCAACTCAATATAGAATCTATACTCTAATGCATGACCCTGTATATAGACTTGGGATAGCATGGCAGAATGTTGCTTACAATCAGCCACCACATACAAGCTTTTATCTTGGTGAGGATATAAGAGATGTTGTTCTTTCTAACAATTTGCCAGTCAAGGATATATTCTATCCAAACAAACCAAGAAAGGCTGATGAACCTGAAGAAAAACTATTCTATAAATCATCTTCTGAGAGCAAGGTGGATTTGTATTTTGAAAATAACAAAGTCAAAATTACAATTGAGAATGATGAAGAAATTGTTGGCGGTAAGATTTCTGTAAGACGTCTTAGCACTCTGAATGGTATCCAGCTGCCTTCTGGTTTAGATACTACAAACAACTATATGGAAATTATCAAGAGCGA from Caldicellulosiruptor kronotskyensis 2002 encodes the following:
- a CDS encoding rhamnogalacturonan lyase family protein, with product MRKIYAFVVLISFLLFNIFGNGFVAKGNNIFDPSNYVLFDGTNFEDGSTWGFTPGGGASATVVTDVYGNKYLEAKGSGSGTRSIVKTFSTSTTKDKVLILFDWQPMDVSTAANNSEVLISDENNNPLFRLVKKGGTNGAIGYSVGTTGLDLSKVTYINTIDTSQKWLTVRILFDFVAETVSFEIFNKDDPSKYFSAYGLDLKNIVYLNKIKKISIIGNRASGNTLNFTTNVDNVYIYTSTTDAPIQGSKNIVEIVSSYTYNYDFPLGTSINDIISFFPTALNVKLENNVIVNNVPVSWSCYNYNPGQEGNYLFVGNLIIDGITGVKNDYNITAQINVRLLNLSFVPPQIPGYEIVYATDFGDTITVVPKYWGFTTQNATLNINTYDIKGNSTPKLEFTQVNQTGGRVATKTFGETIKGDAILVKMNWYPGLLNDKGSNPYENGGELRLIDSSGNVFWKLNNTRNSPLQLILGNSVVFNTYFTEPEKWYDIEINCDVLNKVISTKITDTETSTVIEFTYSSDNVAFDGTLKSISLVGIRTSGNNITWTTYLDNVWIYNKPIPPNRIINVDKLPYKTIYVNTAQDISQIGLPTRVTVTLANGTKKEVEIAKWEILSGQWSADKPGIYTFKGVLKEDSSVDNTYGKYAICYVYNRLQPSKAVRQMEWLNRGLIALKAENGIFINWRLLADEYKKDVKFNIYRNGQKLNTAPLSVTNYLDVNGNPGDEYKVETLVNGIKIEETKVKALDKDYISIPLQKPEDGVNEAGETYTYEANDCSVGDLDGDGEYEIIVKWLPSNAIDSSQTGLTGPTIFDAYKLDGTLLWRINMGLNLTSGAHYNQFLVYDFDGDGKSEFVVKTADGTTVYGATYGRVDYNKVISVIGDPAKNGAYRYGPNGPFPGKVWGGPEYISIFDGETGAVLDSIEYRYSIEKTGVASWGDTWFNRSDRFLAAVAYLNGTTPSIVFGRGYYARTTFVAYDFVNGKLQERWHFDTQEIGGKGEGMGNHNLSVADVDNDGCDEIIAGSLTLDHDGKILYVMDGEMGRELGSHGDALHVGAFFPDREGIQVFGVHEVPAVASLELHDGATGETLQAYFAYKDTGRGVCANIASEPGYEFWGAGDFYDVNKGAGIYNVYGKIISNDCRAAGLPMNFALYWDGDLMQELLDDVSIFKYDETRDKTDIIRTFEDVKSINGTKANPCLQADILGDWREEVIYPTFDNTELRIYSTTIPTQYRIYTLMHDPVYRLGIAWQNVAYNQPPHTSFYLGEDIRDVVLSNNLPVKDIFYPNKPRKADEPEEKLFYKSSSESKVDLYFENNKVKITIENDEEIVGGKISVRRLSTLNGIQLPSGLDTTNNYMEIIKSENIRNMLMKVEFTFSPNNLNGCDINSLKLYRYNSTTAKWEFVNGQVVDTMKNIISFVDTEGGIYGVFGTKPATSSGVVTTIILNPQSQTTSSTTGTSSKGQEKTQQGITQVTQGETQQPKPQIQTSEKNIVTAKIDTNTVTNVQLNSQVKISVPPQAVEGNNPVIKVETLGSYTEKVKVGTTVIEPINISIENGKIQKSIVVEVKIAPETIKNDKVVIGFIFDSMSKKWVPVLTKKNINTVQLELNKAGTVQVVAAKLSEIYSDIKENNWAYNIFNQAITKGIITGYADLTLKPEKQITYYEAAVILDRAFNLEKSSNSNLSEVPQWAKDAIMKMVSNEIFDETNASNGIVSRIEAVKFMVKILEKKGLQIEPEDVKFKDINNAEYTEIVSKAYKLGIVKGYPDGSFKPDKPVTRSEFVAMLIRAIENINK